Genomic segment of Anopheles darlingi chromosome X, idAnoDarlMG_H_01, whole genome shotgun sequence:
AAGGGTAAAAACTATGCTTAGTAATACAAAAGATAACGAACGGAATGTCTGCTTTGCTATCTACTACAAAACTAGTAGTAGCGTACTGAGTATCGCTATAAGGCTAAATGGAACCGACGACAGACTGGCACATTTATTTGAGGGTGTATGCGTAATACCTGTAAAAAACCAAGCGATCAGCAATGTATATCATTATTACCTATTTTACGATTAGCGGAGATTTTTAGCGACATTCCTCTATTTCGCTAAAGCAACGTTTCATTGAGGATTAGGCGCAGATGAATGCTACCGCTAGGTTACGCAAGGAGATACAAGTGATTATTTACCCATCTTAAATTGTATCGGCGGACTGGACATTCTGCCGTCACCACCATTGCTGAAAGCCAGCACTCGAAGATTGTACGATTTACCTATGAATGAAAAACGAACAGTGAGATAGTGATGAAGGGTTTgaagttttcaattaaatatgAAGGTTGTTTCGTACCCGGAGTGAGATTATCTATtcgtttttccaatttttttccAATCGGGACGACCGTGTCATTAGCGCTTGACATGTCTTGATCGATTTCCCATATGCGAATCTTGTAGCCTTGCACTGGTTCTTCATCTTGCGAGGGAGCAATGTAACGCCATTCGACCTGAATAGTTGATGGATTGATACCCTCAATGGTCACCGAGGAAGGCGGTTTCTGTGGCGCTTTACGATACGTCCGTTCAAGATAGCGTTCGCTTTCGGGTCCTTCGCCGGCCGCATTATATGCCATCACTTTCACGAAATAGTAGGTATCTGGTTCAAGTCCTACGATCAGTGCCCACGGACGCGTTGTACGCGACAAATAGTACACCGAGTCTTCCTCCTTGTGCTCCTTTTTCCAGTACTTCAGCTATATTGTTGAAAACATAAGAAAAGAGCAAACACCAATACATGTTAGCGGTAGGAACATTCAACAAATCAAAAAATAGGTAAGCATCATGTTGTGCTGAATTCTTACCCGATGACCGATCAATTTGCCACGAATACTCTCTCTGTTCTGTGAAACAGGAACCCAGGTGACGTTGAGCGCGGTGGAGTTGAAACTTCGAGCAATGGTTTGCTGTGGTGCAACCTGCGGCATATCTTCCGCCGAGTAAATTGTTACGGGTTCACTAATCGGTCCCATTCCGAGGTCATTGATTGCCTGTACCTTAACCTCGTACTTCGTATAGTACTTATCAGTAGCCACATGAATCACAGCTTTACCCATGTTACCCTGGCGTTTGAGCTCTTCACTTGCCCATTCACGCTGTCCGTGAAGACGGTAGAATACCTTGTAATGGATTTCGATGCTGTTCTGCTCCTGGGGCAGCAATGGATCCCATGTTATGGTAAGATCACCAATTTTGCCGCCTCCTCCGCCAACATTGCGCGGTGCTATGTATGGTTTATCCTTCTGTGTACTGTATACCGGCGATGGCAAACTAGGTGCTCCAATTCCGAGATCGTTTACGGCAACCACACTGAACTCGTACCCACACCACGGTGTCAGGTTGCCGACTGTCGCGCGGCGTCGTCCATTGTACCTATCTACCTCTTGTGCGATAACATGTTGCGTAATATTCACCCACGTTCGGTTCCAGTTAGTACGGCCAAGTATGTTGTAGTACAAGATGGGACGGCCATTTTCATTGCCATTCGTCCATTCCAGCATTGCTTCCGTCTTCTTTATGTCGATCACTTTCACAGCGCCTGGTGCCCCTGGTGGACCTTGGATTAAAACTTGTGATTTGGACACAATCCGATTTACGGATGATTTAGCGATACACTCATATTCACCACCGTCTACCAGTGTAAGATTGTGCACCTCTAAATTGTTGTAATGAATTCTGATCCTTGCACTATCCCATTGCGCTGGGCCCAGATTAGCTGTCCTCCTCCGTTCATCTTCCGGATTGTCAACATTTAGCACCTGGCCATTGTGCGTCCAGATAAAGGCAACATCAAGAAGCTGATCGTAGGTTACATCACAACGCAAATATAACATCTCGCCGATCTGTTTGATCAGCTTGCTTGGTAGCTGCTCAGTGAACCGCAGCTCTTGCAGTACGATTAGCCGTGCTTTCGATTCTGCCATTCCCTGGTTATTGGAAGCAATGCAGGTATAAGTACCTTCGTCATCGCGCGATGTCGGCGAAATAAACAGTGTACCGGTTGGGTAGATCTTCCGATGGCCGCCGCTACCAATCACGCTACCATCCTTTTTCCACACAATCTTCGGTGTTGGGGCGGCCTCTGGTTCACACACAATTGTTGTGTTACCGTTTGCGATGCTATATATCTCAGACTCAAGCGGTCGTTTTTTGAATGAGGGCTTCATACTGAGCACACGCAACTGTGCTGATGAGTATACACCTTTAAGCTGGTTCGTGGCCTTACATTGATACATCCCATCATCAGTTTCCGGTTCGAGAAAGTtgattttcaacaaattatCCTGTATGGTGTACTTGTCACGATTGAATTTCCCCCCTTCGCGATCGTCCATTAGCTCACCATTCTTGTACCAAGTGTAGTTGACGTCCGGAATCGCGAAAGCTTCGCAGAGAAACGTTACAGAGCTCTGAAAGTCCCTCGTTCGGTCGCGCAATGGTATAGTGAAATTCGGTTCCATCTGGACATTCACGAAGATACTCTGGACGATAGATTTTTTACCATTGCGAGCAGTACATGCATACTCGCCGTTATCGTTTACCGTGGCGTTCTGAATCACAAGCACTCGGTTGAAATTTTCGAGGCGAGAAAGACGGGGTAGATTACCGTTTCGACGGGTCCAGTTGTAGGATGCTACAGGATAACCGTATGTCATACACTCAAGGCGTACATCCTTTCCTGCTAGTGGCACTTTCGGGAAAGCCTTTGGAAACGAATTCGCAAATATCAGATCCTGATAATGTGGCGAGGGCGATACAGAGAGCTCAAAAAACGGACCATTACGACCGGTATCGCTGACGGTGCTCAGCACGGTGCAAGAGTAGTTGGCACGATCCATGATCTCTAACGAACTGAAGTAAATCGAACCATCGTGGCTCACAAAAACACGCTGATCCTCAAAAACGAAATTTGGGAAGAAATTACGCGACCAGTAAAATTTTACATCAGGATAGTGCTGCGGTTCCTCACACACTAAAGCTTTACCCCAGTTCTCTTCACCCTTTTCCGGCGCACGCTGAAGATTGAACTCGAGGATATAGCCAAAGTTAAGTTGCACACTTTCTGATATGATTTTCCCGTATGGGTTGTGTGCTGTGCAATGATAGGTTCCTGAAACGAGCGACAAACGGGCTGTAGTTTTTCCAACCAAACACTGCCAAAGTTTAACTTACTATGAAGTTGAAAGTTGCTTACCTTGGTCACGGTTTTGTGTCGGATTGTGGATGATAAGGTTACCACCGCTAACGGTATGGTAGCGGTTCTTTAGTGGATCGATCGGTATCACGGTTAGATTGTCTTTTATATACTCTTCCTTGTACCATGTGTATTTTGGTGTTGGGTATCCGCCTGCCAAACAGCTCAATGTAACGTCTTTCGTGATTTGAAATTTGCCCGTATCGTAGGTTGTATCAACAGGTTGCTTTATGAAGTAAGGCCCCCTCGGTATCTTCTCCAAATCTCTCAGTTCCAGGCCATAGTCGTAGCTACGCCGGTTCTCTAACAACGTGTTCATATTGTCGGCGCTGTACAAGGAGCGTGATTCACATATAAACAAATAACTATCGTCTCCAGATACTGGATAAAACTGCCACCTTTCATTGCGCATGTTGAACCCAAGGACAATGTAGTTACGGTTCCGATATCGCTCATTTTGGAAGTACTTATTACCAAGTTCTAACGAGTCAGTCCGCTCAATGCCATTCTTATTTCCCTCAAAATACGACTGCAGCTCATCCGTCGATTCTTCCTGGGACTCTTCATAATTGATAGCGTCCTCTATAGCGATCAGTTGGCTCTTGTCCGCGTTTACCCAGTTTCCGATGGACACCTGACGGGCTGACACATAATAGCGGTGCTGCCTGCTCACATCCTGGTCCATCAGCTTGACGAGGAACGAATGTTTTTCGATTGTATCGATGCTCACCAGGTCGCCCTGGTTGGCTTGAcaaattttctgtgcatcatACCAACTTTTTCGTGGTGATTTGTAGATACGAAGGCATGTGTTGCGAAAGGCAGTCCAGTATTCTGGGCAGAAGAAATCTTCCAAGCTTTGTCGATCGTTAGAAGACTTGAGGAATGCATCGTCTAGGTTGGTCAATCCGCTTTGCTCTCCTCTTCGATATCCATTGTTCTCTTCGTAGAACCGATTGTTTCCTGTATACAGAACTTGCTGGCCAGAGATGGGACCTATTTTGAAaaagccacaaacacaaatcaaataaaccaaacgcacCGCCATCACTGCACGCCCTGAATCAACATAAATGCTTTCGTTTTCCGACGACGCGTAAGAACCTTATTTCAATCTACGATTAGTCACTAGGGTGTGGTTTTGTGCGTACTTTGGGGCGCGTCTACATAAGGCGGGGTAGTGAACGAAACCGCTCACTTGACAGTTGTAACCGTTTTCCTACATAACCCGCTGACCACACTATAGCAGACTTCAAGATTCGCGGTTGGGattgattat
This window contains:
- the LOC125951566 gene encoding contactin — its product is MAVRLVYLICVCGFFKIGPISGQQVLYTGNNRFYEENNGYRRGEQSGLTNLDDAFLKSSNDRQSLEDFFCPEYWTAFRNTCLRIYKSPRKSWYDAQKICQANQGDLVSIDTIEKHSFLVKLMDQDVSRQHRYYVSARQVSIGNWVNADKSQLIAIEDAINYEESQEESTDELQSYFEGNKNGIERTDSLELGNKYFQNERYRNRNYIVLGFNMRNERWQFYPVSGDDSYLFICESRSLYSADNMNTLLENRRSYDYGLELRDLEKIPRGPYFIKQPVDTTYDTGKFQITKDVTLSCLAGGYPTPKYTWYKEEYIKDNLTVIPIDPLKNRYHTVSGGNLIIHNPTQNRDQGTYHCTAHNPYGKIISESVQLNFGYILEFNLQRAPEKGEENWGKALVCEEPQHYPDVKFYWSRNFFPNFVFEDQRVFVSHDGSIYFSSLEIMDRANYSCTVLSTVSDTGRNGPFFELSVSPSPHYQDLIFANSFPKAFPKVPLAGKDVRLECMTYGYPVASYNWTRRNGNLPRLSRLENFNRVLVIQNATVNDNGEYACTARNGKKSIVQSIFVNVQMEPNFTIPLRDRTRDFQSSVTFLCEAFAIPDVNYTWYKNGELMDDREGGKFNRDKYTIQDNLLKINFLEPETDDGMYQCKATNQLKGVYSSAQLRVLSMKPSFKKRPLESEIYSIANGNTTIVCEPEAAPTPKIVWKKDGSVIGSGGHRKIYPTGTLFISPTSRDDEGTYTCIASNNQGMAESKARLIVLQELRFTEQLPSKLIKQIGEMLYLRCDVTYDQLLDVAFIWTHNGQVLNVDNPEDERRRTANLGPAQWDSARIRIHYNNLEVHNLTLVDGGEYECIAKSSVNRIVSKSQVLIQGPPGAPGAVKVIDIKKTEAMLEWTNGNENGRPILYYNILGRTNWNRTWVNITQHVIAQEVDRYNGRRRATVGNLTPWCGYEFSVVAVNDLGIGAPSLPSPVYSTQKDKPYIAPRNVGGGGGKIGDLTITWDPLLPQEQNSIEIHYKVFYRLHGQREWASEELKRQGNMGKAVIHVATDKYYTKYEVKVQAINDLGMGPISEPVTIYSAEDMPQVAPQQTIARSFNSTALNVTWVPVSQNRESIRGKLIGHRLKYWKKEHKEEDSVYYLSRTTRPWALIVGLEPDTYYFVKVMAYNAAGEGPESERYLERTYRKAPQKPPSSVTIEGINPSTIQVEWRYIAPSQDEEPVQGYKIRIWEIDQDMSSANDTVVPIGKKLEKRIDNLTPGKSYNLRVLAFSNGGDGRMSSPPIQFKMGITHTPSNKCASLSSVPFSLIAILSTLLLVL